One segment of Micromonospora parathelypteridis DNA contains the following:
- a CDS encoding C39 family peptidase, protein MNPIVQKSGLSVVGLLVAGGCALGPAVAAQAAPVQAAPTSSSQTDRSAERILGIDYQAQPNFYYCGPAATRIALSAQGKALSQDAVAQLLGTTEAGTPSALDTTRVLNELTGGKYRTTEIRDSVARPDQVEQLRRDVLAAVDAGRPVVANIKGTTVDTDGNPHSYEGGHYLTLVGYRDGGDTIRVADPADPALGEYWVSLPKVANWIAERGYSS, encoded by the coding sequence ATGAACCCGATCGTCCAGAAGAGCGGTCTGTCCGTCGTCGGCCTGCTGGTCGCGGGCGGCTGCGCCCTCGGTCCGGCGGTAGCCGCGCAGGCCGCCCCGGTGCAGGCTGCCCCGACCTCGTCGAGCCAGACCGACCGGTCCGCCGAGCGGATCCTCGGCATCGACTACCAGGCCCAGCCGAACTTCTACTACTGCGGCCCGGCCGCGACCCGGATCGCATTGTCCGCCCAGGGCAAGGCGCTCTCCCAGGACGCGGTGGCCCAGCTGTTGGGCACCACCGAGGCAGGCACCCCTTCGGCTCTGGACACCACGCGGGTGCTGAACGAGCTGACCGGCGGGAAGTACCGGACCACCGAAATTCGTGACTCGGTTGCCCGTCCCGATCAGGTCGAGCAGCTGCGCCGCGACGTGCTGGCCGCAGTCGACGCCGGGCGACCGGTGGTGGCGAACATCAAGGGCACGACGGTGGACACCGACGGCAATCCGCACTCGTACGAGGGCGGCCACTACCTGACCCTCGTCGGCTACCGGGACGGTGGCGACACCATCCGGGTCGCCGACCCGGCCGATCCGGCGCTGGGCGAGTACTGGGTGAGCCTGCCGAAGGTCGCCAACTGGATCGCCGAGCGCGGCTACTCCTCCTGA
- a CDS encoding pyridoxamine 5'-phosphate oxidase family protein, whose protein sequence is MAGDHRLNVHDERVVAFCAERHLATLTTLRANGTPHVVPVGVTLDPAAGLARVITSGDSRKARQVAAAGPEGAAVAVCHVDGRRWLTIEGRAVVRADRAAVAEAERRYAERYRTPRPNPERVVIEITVTGLLGSL, encoded by the coding sequence ATGGCGGGCGATCATCGGTTGAATGTGCACGATGAGCGCGTTGTCGCATTCTGCGCGGAACGGCACCTCGCGACGCTGACAACGCTGCGTGCGAACGGCACCCCACACGTCGTACCGGTCGGGGTAACTCTCGACCCGGCGGCCGGCCTGGCCCGCGTCATCACCTCCGGCGACTCTCGCAAGGCCCGCCAGGTGGCCGCAGCCGGCCCGGAGGGCGCGGCGGTGGCCGTGTGCCACGTGGATGGCCGCCGCTGGCTGACCATCGAGGGCCGCGCGGTCGTCCGGGCGGATCGGGCCGCCGTGGCGGAGGCGGAGCGCCGCTACGCCGAGCGTTATCGGACCCCACGTCCGAATCCGGAACGGGTCGTCATCGAGATCACCGTGACCGGGCTGCTCGGGAGCCTCTGA
- a CDS encoding YkvA family protein: MSRQAWVLVVIAGILAIATLVGAVVLAVRVVRTRRLLTGLGAGGKVAFYGALIYTIFPVDVLPDPIYLDDMGVLAAALIYLTRLVQKRRAAGGQLADQPDAKPDRDRVDRRVP, from the coding sequence GTGGTGATCGCCGGCATTCTGGCGATCGCCACACTGGTCGGTGCCGTGGTGTTGGCGGTGCGGGTGGTGCGTACGCGACGACTGCTGACCGGGCTCGGCGCGGGCGGCAAGGTTGCCTTCTACGGGGCGCTGATCTACACGATCTTCCCGGTGGACGTGCTTCCGGATCCGATCTACCTGGATGACATGGGCGTCCTGGCCGCCGCGCTGATCTACCTCACCCGGCTGGTGCAGAAGCGCCGGGCGGCCGGCGGCCAACTGGCCGATCAGCCGGACGCCAAGCCGGATCGGGACCGCGTCGACCGCCGCGTGCCATGA